A segment of the Candidatus Brevundimonas phytovorans genome:
AAGGCGGACGATCACAGCCTGTCGGCGGCGGACCTGGTCGAACTGCGGGTGCGACAGGCGCTGGAGGCGGGCGTCCACGGCGTCGTCTCCAGCCCGCATGAGGCGGCCCGCGTGCGCGAGATCGCCTTGGCGGCGGGCCGCGAGGACTTCCTGATTGTGACGCCGGGCGTGCGCCCGACCGGCGCGGCTCTGGACGATCAGGCGCGGGCGGCGACCCCGACCAGCGCCCTGGAGGCCGGCGCGACCCATCTGGTCATCGGGCGTCCGATCACGGCCTCCGGCGATCCGCGCGCGGCGGCGCAAGCGATTACCGCAGAGATCGCGCTCGTCTAAAGGCCGATCACGGCGGAGATTGCGTTGATCTGATCGCAACCCCTTGATCCACGTGAAACAAAAGGGCGGCCTCTTCGCAGAGGTCGCCCTTTTTCTCTAGCCCCGCTCGCCCGGTTCCTGGGCATAGGGGCGTTCCGTCGGAGATCTCTGGGGCGGCGGAGGCGGCGTGTCGGGCATGGCGTAATAGCCCTGCTCGAAATGGACCTGAGGCGGGGCGGCTTCGACGCGCGGCGGCTCGACGTGGACCTGGGGCGGCGCGACCTCGACCTGAGCCGGGGCGATGCGAACGTCGGCGGGGGCCACATAGACCGGCGGCGGCGAGACATAGACGCGGGCCGGCTCGACATAGACCGGGGCCGGCTGCACATAGACCGGCGGGGCTTCCACATAGACGGGGGGTTGCGAGACGTAGACCGGCGCGGGTTGGTAATAGGCCGGCTGCGGGGCCGGACCGCAGCGGCAGTCCTGGGCGTAACCGCCGGGGGCGTAACCGTGCTGGTAGTAGCCTTGCTGATACTGGCCTTGCGAATACTGGCCCTGGCCATAACCGCCGCGCGTCCAGGGATAGCGGCCATAGCCGTCCACCGGATAGCCGAAGGGCATGGAGCGGGTCACGCCGCCATAACCGTGGCGGATCGGCTCCTGATAGGGGGCGACCACGACCGGCGGACGCTGGCCGGCGCCGCCGTAGCCGTAACCATAGCCATAGGTCTCGACCGGGCCATAGCCGCCCTGCCAGCCGCTGTCGCTGTACCAGGTCTGGACCCGGCTTTCGACGAGGGGGCCGCGCTGGGCGTAGGTCTGCTGGGCGTAGCCGGCGGCGGCGTTGTGGCGCACATGACGCTGCTGCGCCTCGGCGGTTCCGGCGGCCATCAGGACCGCGAAGACGGCGATATGGACAACAGGCTTCATGGCCACGCTCCTTGTTTTAGCCGCAAAGGTTAATGCGGTTTCGGAGGAAGCGTTCAATATTCTCCCCTCGCGCGAGCCGGGCGGGGCCTGGCTCTGGAGGCCGGGCTCAGAAGTCGACCGCCAGGCCCTTCTTCTCCCAGTCGCCGTAGCGGGTGGGTTCAGGGCCGTGCGGGCCGCCGTGTTCGGTGTCCAGAACCGGGTCTTCGCTCGCCTTGCGACGTTCGGCCGCTTCCAGCAGGGCGCGGCGCGCGACCGCGCTCAAGGGACGCTCAGGGGTGGCGTGGGGCACGTCGGCGTTGAAGGCGGGGGCCTGTTCGGCGGCGTCGGCGGCGGGCGGGGTGGGCTGTTCGGTCACAGGGGGTCTGCCTTGAGGGCGGGGATACGGGGGATCAAATAGAGGTTCAGGCTCTCGACGCCACCCCTGACGACGCTG
Coding sequences within it:
- a CDS encoding DUF1674 domain-containing protein; protein product: MTEQPTPPAADAAEQAPAFNADVPHATPERPLSAVARRALLEAAERRKASEDPVLDTEHGGPHGPEPTRYGDWEKKGLAVDF